In Pyrus communis chromosome 8, drPyrComm1.1, whole genome shotgun sequence, one genomic interval encodes:
- the LOC137743631 gene encoding nudix hydrolase 10-like — protein sequence MLISVNSSCQVCKTGILHVDLLPATNDAHGGVIVDMKDTMDPRDFLTLLRASISQWREEGKKGVWIKLPIELVNLVETAVKEGFRYHHAEPHYLMLVYWIPEINNTLPANASHRVGVGAIVLNDKKEMLVVQEKSGRFQGTGVWKIPTGVVDEGEDIFAAAVREVKEETGIDAEFLEILAFRQAHKAFFEKSELFFVCILRPLSFDIQKQELEIEAAKWIPLEDFKAQPVTQKHELFKYILEFCLEKLDTEYAGFSPLPITSVFDHKLSYLYLNRQDLLCLSCSDHS from the exons ATGTTGATTTCTGTAAATTCATCGTGCCAGGTCTGTAAAACTGGAATTCTGCATGTTGATTTACTACCTGCAACCAATGATGCCCATGGAGGAGTTATTGTAGACATGAAGGATACTATGGACCCTCGGGACTTCCTTACGTTGCTTAGGGCTTCAATCTCACAATGGAGGGAAGAG GGAAAGAAGGGTGTGTGGATAAAATTGCCTATTGAACTTGTAAATCTTGTCGAAACTGCAGTTAAG GAAGGTTTTCGGTACCATCATGCTGAGCCGCACTACCTCATGCTTGTTTATTGGATTCCTGAAATTAATAATACTCTACCTGCAAATGCATCACACCGAGTAGGCGTCGGTGCTATTGTTTTGAATGATAAAAAAGAG ATGCTTGTAGTCCAGGAAAAGAGTGGCAGGTTCCAAGGAACAGGGGTGTGGAAAATCCCGACTGGAGTCGTTGATGAG GGTGAGGATATATTTGCGGCAGCTGTAAGAGAAGTTAAAGAAGAAACAGGA ATCGACGCAGAATTTCTGGAGATATTAGCATTCAG GCAAGCACACAAGGCATTCTTTGAGAAGTCGGAACTATTCTTTGTGTGCATTCTGCGTCCTCTATCCTTTGACATCCAAAAGCAAGAACTGGAGATTGAGGCAGCCAAG TGGATTCCACTCGAGGACTTTAAAGCTCAACCAGTCACCCAGAAACATGAGCTCTTCAAGTACATTCTTGAATTTTGCTTGGAAAAATTAGACACAGAATATGCTGGATTTTCTCCACTGCCTATAACATCAGTTTTTGACCATAAGTTGAGTTATTTGTATTTAAATAGGCAGGATTTGCTGTGCCTAAGTTGTTCTGATCACTCATAG